One genomic segment of Trichococcus shcherbakoviae includes these proteins:
- a CDS encoding helix-turn-helix transcriptional regulator — MLLGERLKETRQSKGVSQSTVAEHLNISRQSISKWENNSSYPDLDNLVRLSEYYEISIDDLLKENKGLKKKIEENNEKIKDSQKKLAYIQANGERDEGLVLLMLNLLSCLIAPLGLFITPIILKRNKATNTFYKLVFVAGVISLLVNVFGLYAHLGNLFHWGGPSSVEYIGNQ, encoded by the coding sequence ATGTTACTAGGCGAAAGATTGAAAGAAACACGACAAAGTAAAGGGGTATCTCAAAGTACAGTTGCTGAACATCTAAATATCAGCCGCCAATCTATTTCTAAGTGGGAAAACAACAGTAGTTACCCTGACCTGGATAATCTCGTACGATTGAGTGAATATTACGAGATATCTATTGATGATCTTTTGAAAGAGAATAAAGGATTAAAAAAAAAAATAGAAGAAAACAACGAAAAAATTAAAGACTCTCAAAAGAAATTGGCCTATATCCAGGCGAATGGTGAGAGGGATGAAGGATTGGTCCTGCTGATGCTTAATCTTCTCAGTTGTTTGATTGCGCCATTAGGTTTGTTTATCACTCCAATTATCCTGAAAAGAAATAAAGCAACAAACACCTTTTATAAACTGGTGTTTGTTGCGGGAGTGATCAGTCTCTTGGTCAACGTATTCGGTTTGTATGCGCACTTAGGCAATCTATTCCACTGGGGCGGACCCTCCAGCGTGGAGTACATAGGAAATCAATAG
- a CDS encoding IS5 family transposase: MYKKQTNRQLTIYDFDQPLGLTMNPENRWVKKADSIPWSVIEDKYAALFNSDRGNIAKPVRMALGALIIQSEFQYADTEVVNQIRENPYLQYFVGLPSYKDEKPFDASSMVHFRKRLSSEILIEINELILKPIEDGADDSQTDDNDNNDDNDASGSENEGTLILDATCAPSEIKFPQDTELLNECREKLEGIIDVICEANHLPKPRTYRKMARRDYLNIARKKKKSSKQIRKAIGKQLNYIRRDLGYIDAFLEQGYTLGTKQVNLLGTLRKLYEQQLYMHTSRTHKVQDRIVSISQPFIRPIVRGKAKNPVEFGAKLDMSITNGYARLEKISFDAYNESECLIVAVERYKERMGVYPERVLADKIYRNRTNLSYCKELGIRLSGPSLGRPKKDQKVDKKQEYTDNCDRVEVERGFSLAKRKFGLRLIRTRLEETSLCVIALSILTMNLSKVSLRIFLTIIQWMSLLRIEPLVNP, encoded by the coding sequence ATGTACAAAAAGCAGACGAATCGGCAATTAACCATTTATGACTTCGATCAGCCATTGGGCCTTACGATGAACCCAGAAAACCGTTGGGTCAAAAAAGCGGATTCGATTCCCTGGTCAGTCATTGAAGATAAGTATGCTGCTCTGTTCAACAGTGACAGAGGAAACATCGCCAAACCGGTAAGGATGGCACTAGGTGCCTTGATTATTCAAAGCGAATTTCAGTATGCAGATACCGAAGTCGTCAATCAGATTCGCGAAAATCCCTATCTGCAGTACTTTGTCGGACTACCTTCCTATAAGGATGAAAAGCCATTCGATGCTTCTTCGATGGTGCACTTCCGCAAACGTCTCTCGTCCGAAATTCTGATTGAAATCAATGAATTGATCCTCAAACCTATAGAGGATGGAGCAGATGATTCCCAAACTGACGATAATGACAATAATGATGACAATGATGCATCAGGATCTGAGAATGAAGGGACGCTCATTCTAGATGCCACTTGCGCGCCTTCAGAAATCAAGTTCCCGCAAGACACGGAACTGTTGAACGAATGTCGGGAAAAGTTGGAAGGCATCATCGACGTAATCTGCGAAGCAAACCACCTTCCCAAACCCCGCACCTATCGGAAAATGGCCCGAAGGGATTATCTCAACATCGCGCGCAAGAAAAAGAAAAGCAGCAAACAAATTCGCAAAGCCATCGGCAAGCAACTGAACTACATCCGGCGAGATTTAGGGTACATCGACGCATTTCTGGAGCAAGGTTATACGCTAGGAACGAAGCAAGTCAACCTGTTGGGGACTTTGCGGAAATTGTATGAACAGCAGCTCTACATGCACACAAGCAGGACGCACAAAGTGCAGGATCGCATCGTCAGTATCAGCCAGCCGTTTATCCGCCCGATTGTCCGCGGAAAAGCCAAGAACCCGGTGGAGTTTGGAGCCAAACTGGACATGAGCATAACCAATGGGTACGCCCGACTCGAAAAAATTTCCTTCGATGCCTACAACGAGAGCGAATGCCTCATAGTTGCAGTGGAACGCTACAAAGAACGGATGGGAGTGTATCCTGAACGAGTTTTGGCGGATAAAATATACCGAAATCGCACAAACTTGAGCTACTGCAAAGAACTCGGAATCCGATTATCCGGCCCGTCGCTCGGCAGGCCCAAGAAGGATCAAAAGGTTGACAAAAAACAAGAATACACCGACAACTGCGATCGAGTAGAGGTCGAAAGAGGCTTCAGCCTGGCGAAAAGAAAGTTCGGGCTCAGGCTTATTCGAACACGCCTTGAAGAGACCAGTCTGTGTGTGATTGCTTTATCCATTCTTACAATGAACCTGTCCAAGGTTTCATTGCGCATTTTTTTGACTATCATCCAATGGATGAGCTTACTCAGAATTGAACCCCTTGTGAACCCGTAA
- the istB gene encoding IS21-like element helper ATPase IstB: MTNEETVRKLTEMKMSAMADSYREQMNNQDYQDMSFEDRFNLLVDHEYSRRQSNKLQRLINQAQFNEPSAAIEDIEYHPDRHLDKNLILELAMGNYIQKHLNIILMGASGNGKTWLSNAFGIQACRQHYNVKYVRLPELLDEFIAAKNEADGSFRKLIKKYKKVELLIIDEWLLAALPEEHTLTLFEIIESRLKTTSTIFCSQTAPEGWYEKLGEALVADAILDRIVHDSYKILIDGVVSMRERHGLGADR; the protein is encoded by the coding sequence ATGACAAATGAAGAAACTGTACGCAAACTAACAGAAATGAAAATGAGTGCAATGGCTGACTCATACCGAGAACAAATGAATAATCAAGACTATCAGGATATGTCATTCGAGGATCGCTTTAACTTACTTGTAGACCATGAATACTCTCGTCGCCAGTCAAACAAACTACAACGACTGATTAATCAAGCGCAATTCAACGAACCATCAGCGGCTATTGAAGATATAGAATACCACCCAGACCGTCATCTGGATAAAAATCTCATTCTTGAATTAGCCATGGGCAACTATATACAGAAACACTTGAACATCATTTTAATGGGTGCTTCTGGCAATGGAAAAACATGGCTGTCCAATGCCTTTGGCATTCAAGCATGCCGTCAACATTACAACGTAAAATACGTCCGTCTTCCAGAGCTCTTAGATGAATTTATTGCCGCTAAAAACGAAGCAGACGGTAGCTTTCGCAAGCTGATTAAGAAGTACAAGAAAGTGGAATTACTCATCATTGATGAGTGGCTATTGGCGGCCCTCCCTGAAGAACATACACTAACCCTGTTCGAGATTATTGAGTCCCGTTTAAAAACCACTTCAACGATATTCTGCTCACAAACGGCACCTGAAGGATGGTATGAAAAGCTCGGTGAAGCGCTCGTCGCGGACGCTATTCTCGATCGTATTGTCCATGATTCTTATAAAATATTAATTGATGGCGTCGTGTCTATGCGCGAAAGACATGGATTGGGGGCAGACAGATGA